CCAGCGGCGCCACCAGCTACTGCGCCTGCAACAGTGGCGACGGTTTTACCGCGACCTCCGCCAACTTGGTTACCTAACAAGCCGCCAATCGCTGCGCCGCCCACGGTAGCTAAGCCATTGGATTTACTTTTAGTTACACTTTGTTCACTAATTACCTCACCGTAGGAAGTTCGCAGCACGGTGATTGGCTCAGAGGCGCAGCCCGCAAGAACAAAGCTAGAGATAAGCAATAAAACTAAATTTTTCATAATGTTACCAAAGAAATTTTTGGCACAATTATACCCAAGCCAAAA
The window above is part of the Agarivorans sp. Alg241-V36 genome. Proteins encoded here:
- a CDS encoding glycine zipper 2TM domain-containing protein — protein: MKNLVLLLISSFVLAGCASEPITVLRTSYGEVISEQSVTKSKSNGLATVGGAAIGGLLGNQVGGGRGKTVATVAGAVAGGAAGHQVSKTEEVHYQYIVHMDSGEKFILETKTTRQPIGAKVVVENLSNGRERINVLP